From the Nonlabens marinus S1-08 genome, one window contains:
- a CDS encoding glycoside hydrolase family 30 protein, whose amino-acid sequence MSCKDQKETGNVLSVEVYETSADGNNLTKVEPFQVSDSATVITINENKTFQTITGFGGAFTESSAYLLNRLSEKNRDTIINAYFSREGANYSLTRTHMNSCDFSLSQYSYSPVAGDMNLDHFTIEADQPDLIPMIKDAMAASENGFKIFASPWTAAPWMKDNNEWVGGSLLPKYYDTWALFFSKYIDAYKAEGIPIWGFTVENEPHGNGNNWESMHFTPREMTDFVQFHLGPKLEADGHGDKIILGYDQNRAGLREWVDVMYENEATSKYFDGTAIHWYESTYEVFPEELQYAHNKAPDKYLIETEGCVDSEVPAWKDDKWYWSKEATDWGWDWAAEDQKYLHPKYAPVNRYARDIIGCLNNWVDGWVDWNMVLDKQGGPNWFENWCAAPVIVDPDKDEVYFTPLYYTMAHFSKFIRPGAQVIGVDNPDKDLMVTAAKNPDGSIAFVIFNEGMENKNYTVRFRESEISINLGAQSLQTVLIPVTN is encoded by the coding sequence ATGAGTTGTAAGGATCAAAAGGAAACTGGAAATGTTTTGAGTGTAGAGGTTTACGAGACATCTGCTGATGGGAATAACTTGACTAAAGTAGAGCCATTTCAAGTGAGTGATAGCGCTACAGTGATTACTATTAATGAGAACAAAACCTTTCAAACCATTACAGGTTTTGGTGGAGCGTTTACAGAATCTTCTGCTTATTTACTCAATCGTTTGAGTGAAAAAAATAGAGATACGATTATCAATGCATACTTTTCAAGAGAGGGTGCAAATTACTCATTAACACGTACGCACATGAACAGTTGCGACTTTTCCTTGTCACAATATTCTTATTCTCCGGTGGCAGGTGACATGAATTTAGATCACTTTACCATTGAAGCAGATCAGCCAGATTTGATCCCGATGATCAAAGACGCCATGGCAGCGTCTGAAAATGGTTTTAAAATATTTGCATCACCATGGACCGCAGCGCCGTGGATGAAAGATAATAACGAGTGGGTAGGTGGAAGTTTGTTACCTAAATACTATGATACTTGGGCCCTTTTCTTTTCTAAATACATCGATGCTTATAAAGCAGAAGGCATTCCTATATGGGGTTTTACAGTAGAAAATGAGCCTCATGGAAATGGGAATAACTGGGAAAGCATGCACTTCACACCTAGAGAGATGACAGACTTTGTGCAGTTTCATTTGGGGCCAAAATTAGAAGCAGACGGCCATGGAGATAAAATCATTCTAGGTTACGATCAGAATAGAGCCGGGCTTAGAGAATGGGTAGACGTAATGTATGAAAACGAAGCAACCTCTAAGTACTTTGATGGAACTGCCATCCACTGGTATGAAAGTACCTATGAAGTGTTTCCAGAAGAATTGCAATACGCTCACAATAAGGCGCCAGATAAATACCTTATAGAAACGGAAGGTTGCGTGGATTCTGAAGTGCCAGCATGGAAAGATGACAAATGGTATTGGTCCAAAGAAGCAACTGATTGGGGCTGGGATTGGGCTGCTGAAGATCAGAAATATCTACATCCCAAGTACGCGCCAGTAAATCGTTATGCAAGAGATATTATAGGCTGCCTAAACAATTGGGTAGATGGCTGGGTGGACTGGAACATGGTATTGGACAAGCAAGGTGGACCTAACTGGTTTGAGAACTGGTGCGCTGCACCCGTAATCGTGGATCCGGATAAAGATGAGGTTTACTTTACGCCACTTTATTATACCATGGCTCATTTTAGCAAATTTATACGTCCTGGTGCTCAGGTTATTGGAGTAGATAACCCAGATAAAGATTTAATGGTCACGGCCGCAAAGAACCCAGACGGGTCTATAGCATTCGTTATTTTTAATGAAGGGATGGAAAATAAAAATTACACAGTTCGCTTTCGCGAAAGCGAAATAAGCATCAACCTAGGTGCGCAAAGTCTTCAAACCGTACTAATACCAGTAACTAACTAA
- a CDS encoding MFS transporter: protein MSSAKSKVHFGQKVAFGLGMLANQMFPAALGIFMVVLVQNLGFPTWMWGILFFLPRVFDSITDPIMGFISDNTRSVWGRRRQYVFIGAIVMGVSFALMWQLYEVDSLSYNFTYFLFWSLVFYLGLTIFSVPYVAMGYEMSDDFHERTDIMAVAQWIGQWAWVIAPWFWVIMYDPEWFENGAVATRTIAIWVAVVCAILAMVPAFFVKSRSTKDDESLTPLTLKTIGGSLKQIIENFKEAFKIDDFKRLCYSTFLIFNAFNTVAGFSFFIVVYYLFAGDANAAGIWPTLLGSIGALVTTFLVIPIVARMSKTLGKKKAFLWSQGISVVGYIMLWFLFIPGKPYMFLFALPFFSFGIGSLFTLMMSMTSDVIDVDELNTGKRREGVFGAIYWWMVKFGFAIAGLLTGGIMFVVGFVPDAVNTEASITGIRLFYSGLPILGTLGAMYIMRNYDLTEKKAELISAQLAQRKRDKLKPVSSSFYALNKLETLVSLNATGTYPTDVNPNISESEVQIQFRSHLNAGVYGICFSPYKERQNVGDQLTGTQIDERMEIIAPYTQWVRSFSCTEGNELIPVSAKSKGLKSVAGAWISNDKNRNELEIQGLISQAKKGMVDIAVVGNEVLLRGELSLDEILGYIQRVKDEVPNVQVAYVDAYYQFVQHPQLIDECDVILANCYPFWEGCDIDRATAYLDQMHQMVAEVSNGKPVLVAETGWPNLGEINQNAVPSKVNAMKYFVNVMNWSKDKGVNTFYFSSFDESWKIRQEGEVGARWGIWDKNENLKY from the coding sequence ATGTCTAGTGCTAAGAGTAAGGTTCATTTTGGTCAGAAGGTTGCTTTTGGTTTAGGAATGTTAGCAAACCAAATGTTTCCTGCTGCACTGGGAATATTTATGGTTGTACTGGTTCAAAATTTAGGATTTCCTACCTGGATGTGGGGTATTTTATTCTTTCTGCCACGAGTGTTTGATTCCATAACTGATCCTATTATGGGCTTTATATCAGATAACACAAGATCTGTATGGGGTAGAAGGAGACAATATGTTTTTATAGGTGCTATTGTGATGGGAGTCTCATTTGCCTTGATGTGGCAACTGTATGAGGTAGACAGCCTGAGCTACAACTTTACCTATTTTCTTTTTTGGTCGCTCGTTTTTTATCTAGGGCTTACCATATTCAGCGTGCCATACGTAGCGATGGGGTACGAAATGAGTGATGATTTTCATGAGCGCACTGATATTATGGCAGTTGCGCAATGGATAGGTCAATGGGCTTGGGTAATTGCGCCATGGTTTTGGGTAATTATGTATGATCCAGAGTGGTTTGAAAATGGAGCAGTAGCGACTCGAACCATAGCCATTTGGGTAGCTGTGGTATGTGCAATACTTGCTATGGTTCCTGCATTCTTTGTAAAGAGTAGGTCTACGAAGGATGACGAAAGCTTAACCCCATTGACATTGAAAACAATTGGGGGTAGCTTAAAGCAAATCATTGAAAACTTCAAAGAAGCTTTTAAAATTGACGATTTTAAAAGGCTTTGTTATTCTACCTTTTTAATATTCAATGCCTTCAATACTGTTGCAGGTTTTTCATTTTTTATTGTTGTCTATTACCTATTTGCTGGCGATGCAAACGCCGCTGGCATCTGGCCCACTTTGTTAGGGAGTATTGGAGCTCTAGTTACTACATTTTTAGTTATACCTATAGTGGCAAGAATGTCAAAAACACTAGGGAAAAAGAAAGCCTTTCTATGGTCTCAAGGTATATCTGTGGTAGGGTATATAATGTTGTGGTTCTTATTTATTCCTGGCAAGCCCTACATGTTTTTGTTTGCATTACCATTCTTCTCTTTTGGTATAGGTAGTTTGTTCACGTTGATGATGTCAATGACTTCAGATGTTATTGATGTGGATGAATTGAATACAGGTAAAAGACGAGAAGGAGTATTTGGAGCAATTTATTGGTGGATGGTAAAGTTTGGTTTTGCCATCGCAGGACTTTTGACAGGTGGGATAATGTTCGTTGTTGGGTTTGTTCCAGATGCAGTAAATACCGAAGCATCCATAACCGGAATTAGATTATTTTATTCAGGCTTACCCATTTTAGGAACCCTAGGTGCTATGTACATCATGCGCAACTATGACTTAACTGAAAAGAAAGCAGAGCTCATTAGTGCCCAGTTGGCACAACGCAAACGAGATAAATTGAAACCAGTAAGTTCTTCTTTTTACGCTCTGAACAAACTGGAGACATTAGTGTCTTTAAATGCAACTGGGACTTATCCAACTGACGTGAATCCAAACATATCAGAATCAGAAGTACAAATCCAATTTAGATCTCATCTAAATGCAGGGGTGTATGGTATTTGTTTTAGCCCTTACAAAGAGAGGCAAAACGTAGGAGATCAATTAACAGGCACTCAAATTGATGAACGCATGGAAATCATTGCGCCTTACACACAATGGGTTCGATCATTTTCTTGTACGGAAGGGAACGAGCTCATACCTGTTTCGGCAAAGTCTAAGGGGCTTAAAAGTGTTGCTGGTGCATGGATAAGTAATGATAAAAATAGAAATGAGCTAGAGATTCAAGGACTGATCAGTCAAGCTAAAAAAGGAATGGTTGATATTGCTGTGGTAGGGAATGAAGTTCTTTTGAGAGGAGAACTATCACTTGATGAAATCCTAGGTTATATTCAAAGAGTGAAAGATGAGGTTCCGAATGTACAAGTGGCGTATGTTGACGCATACTATCAGTTTGTACAACATCCACAATTAATCGACGAATGTGATGTGATATTGGCAAATTGCTACCCATTCTGGGAAGGCTGTGACATTGATAGAGCAACCGCTTACCTAGACCAGATGCACCAAATGGTAGCGGAAGTTTCTAATGGTAAACCGGTCCTGGTTGCAGAAACAGGATGGCCCAATCTAGGGGAAATAAACCAAAACGCAGTACCTTCAAAAGTAAACGCCATGAAATACTTCGTAAACGTTATGAATTGGTCAAAAGATAAAGGAGTTAATACGTTCTACTTCTCTTCTTTTGATGAGTCGTGGAAAATACGTCAAGAAGGCGAAGTAGGTGCTCGCTGGGGAATATGGGATAAAAACGAAAATTTAAAATACTAA
- a CDS encoding glycosyl hydrolase family 17 protein, with amino-acid sequence MRIKITSLTTLLLLVVMACKDVKEPEQPATENTLMTASAILSNSDYQAISYGGYRDTTRNVQPTIAQIKEDMRILAAMGIKILRTYNMQLPMATNVVKAIDELKEEQPGFEMYVMLGAWIDCKNAWTGKEPDHMVESEQNAAEIDRAVALTKEYPDIIKIIAVGNEAMVKWATSYYVQPEVILKWVNHLQGLKKEGTLPEDLWITSSDNFASWGGGEGIYHTEELNELIKAVDYLSVHTYPMHDTHYNPVFWGISPKGIALNKEQKIDRLMTRSFNYAVDQYNRVHKYMTSIGVDKPIHIGETGWASYASDLYGDDGSKAADQFKAGTYYKLMREWSRKNKVACFYFEAFDEQWKDAANPLGSENHFGLFALDGEAKYAVWDLVDSNAFEGLTRDGNSIVKSYDGNKKQLLDHVKVPPLKLNLKGYE; translated from the coding sequence ATGAGAATCAAAATCACATCATTAACCACTTTGCTGTTACTTGTAGTAATGGCCTGTAAAGATGTGAAAGAGCCGGAACAACCAGCAACTGAGAATACGTTAATGACAGCAAGTGCGATCTTATCAAATTCCGATTATCAAGCCATATCCTACGGTGGATATCGAGATACTACTAGAAATGTGCAACCCACCATAGCTCAAATTAAGGAGGATATGAGAATTCTAGCGGCTATGGGTATCAAAATATTGCGTACTTATAATATGCAACTACCCATGGCTACAAACGTGGTAAAGGCAATTGACGAGCTCAAAGAAGAACAGCCTGGTTTTGAAATGTACGTGATGCTGGGCGCCTGGATTGATTGTAAAAATGCGTGGACTGGAAAGGAGCCAGATCATATGGTTGAAAGTGAGCAAAATGCGGCAGAAATTGACAGAGCAGTTGCACTTACCAAAGAGTATCCAGATATCATCAAAATTATTGCAGTAGGCAATGAAGCTATGGTAAAATGGGCGACCAGTTACTATGTGCAACCTGAGGTCATTTTGAAATGGGTAAATCACCTTCAAGGTTTGAAAAAAGAAGGAACTCTTCCTGAAGACTTATGGATCACGAGTTCAGACAACTTTGCGTCCTGGGGTGGTGGAGAAGGTATTTATCATACGGAGGAATTAAACGAATTGATAAAAGCCGTAGACTATTTGTCTGTACACACCTACCCAATGCACGATACCCATTACAATCCGGTGTTCTGGGGTATTTCACCTAAAGGTATTGCCTTAAACAAAGAACAGAAAATAGATCGATTGATGACACGATCCTTTAATTATGCGGTCGACCAATACAATAGAGTACATAAATATATGACCTCTATAGGTGTAGATAAACCTATCCATATAGGGGAAACCGGATGGGCAAGCTATGCCAGTGACTTGTACGGAGATGACGGCTCTAAAGCTGCAGATCAATTCAAAGCAGGCACCTATTATAAATTAATGCGAGAATGGAGCCGTAAGAACAAGGTGGCCTGTTTTTATTTTGAAGCATTTGATGAGCAATGGAAAGACGCAGCAAACCCATTGGGATCTGAAAATCATTTTGGACTTTTTGCACTAGATGGTGAGGCTAAATATGCGGTTTGGGATCTTGTAGATAGCAATGCTTTTGAAGGATTAACAAGAGATGGTAACTCTATTGTCAAAAGCTATGATGGTAATAAAAAACAATTGTTGGATCATGTAAAAGTCCCACCATTGAAATTAAATTTAAAAGGATATGAATAA